DNA sequence from the Halorubrum aethiopicum genome:
GCGTATCGGTCGTGGGCATCGAACTGGACGTATGCAAGCGGTAATGTGTGGACGAATGGTTCAACGCCCTCGTGTTCGTCTTGCTGGAACCACGTTTTTGCGACGACGCGGACATCCGACTCCAGTGCGGGAAGCGACGAGCGATCGAACAGCGGGCTAGACCCATACGTTGGCCAATCGACATAGGAACAATGAGCGATTTGGCGAAAGACTGTTCGACGCGACTCGGGGGTCATAGCCATGTGGGTACTGATAGCAAAACGTCCAAGACCAGTTGATCAAGATCGGGTAGAAGTTGGATTCATCAGCGGAAGTGTTGTGGTTAGTTGGAGTAAGAGACACTCCCAAATTGTGTTTCTCGCCAGTATTTCCAGAGGTAGGATAGATCACTGGGATACAACAGTTTTACAATTTCCTGCTTGCTCCCATCGTTAATATCTGAAAGGGTATCTCGAGAGAGCTTGTTCAGATCTTGCATGAGTCGGTCGTACCGTTCGTTTGGTGCAAGGTATAGCAACCTCGTCATCATCAATCGACGGTCTTGTCTGGGGGCAACTTGCTCGTTCCATAGGTCGTCGTAGACTCCCATCTCCTCAGCAGAGGTGTTTTTCGTCCTCGTCAGACAGCGGTCGGCTGTCATTGCAGCTGCTCGAGCTGATTTCATACACTTGTAGATTCCCTCTCCCCAGACAGGATCAACCGATGGGACAGTATCACCGATCGCCATAAACGAATCAGTACTCATCGATCCGGGGGGCTGTACATGTGCTGATCCCCGAACTGGACTCTCTGCGATTTGTCTAGCGTTCTCGAACCGTGGGTCAGTATCAAGCCAATGTTCGAGATACCCGTCGACGGTGCGATCGTGAATGGCGTTTTCTTGATAGCGTTCATTCTGGATGTAACAGATACCGACTTTTGCTGTGTCGTCACCCGTATGGAAGATCCACGAATAACCTCCAGGGGCGTACTCGTGGTCCAACCGCAACATCATCGCGTCAGTGAGATCAGCAAACTCGGGATGATTGAGATCGACGCCTTCGAATAAGTATTCAATACCAATCGCGTGGTTCTCCCGCTCAAGATTGGCTATCCCCAGATCTTTAGCCAGTGGCGCAGCCGGACCCGTAGCATCAATAACGATTTCGCCAAAGACCTCCTGGTCACGGTTATAACGGACACCAACGAGATCACCATCTTCGACGATCGGGTCACGAACACGAGCATCAAACCGATACTCAGCACCCTTGTGACGACCATCCTCGACAAGGAACTTCTTGAACGCCTCAAAGTCCAAGACAAAGCCCGGCTGGTCCTGGATAAAGTGTTCATTTGGAGATTCAAGAACTACTGATTCAGTCGCGTGCATAACGACATCGTCCGGGATGCCGAAGGAGGTCATCATTGACGCAAACGTTCCGCCGGTAGATTTGTTACTTTGAGCTGGGAATTCATCTTCTGCTTCGGTTTCTAGGACGACAACATCGTACCCACGGTCAGCTAGATCTCGTGCACACTGCGCCCCCGCTGGACCTGCCCCAGCGATGATCACATCATATCTGTTTGACATCGTTGGAGAACAACTACTCGAGAGCGGACGAACAAGATGTTGGAACACAGTGCCACTTTTCGGTTGTTTCTACACAGGCCCGGTGCCCACCATCTTAGTGGGCAGACATCTGTGACACCACGTTGACGAAGTAGACGCCACTGATAATGAGGCCAATTCCGAGAAGGCCTGCCAGATCAACTGGTTCATCAAAAACAACGGCCCCGATACCTGCCACACCGACAATACCCAATGCTGCCCATGTCCCATAGACGACACCCATCGGTAATTCCTCTAACGTCAGGGATAGTAGATAGAACGCTGCCCCATATCCGAGGACAACCCCAATACTGGGAACCGGTTGTGAAAATCCATCGGAGAGTTTGAGGGCAGTCGTCCCGAATAATTCGGAGAGTATTGCACCAGCGAGCAGTACGTACGGATGCATATCGTTAGGTCTCGAAGCCCCCGATATACGACTACTGAAACAAAACAGCACTTACAATTTGTTTGGAGGCACAATGACAAAGCATGACGGAATTGGGCGAGCTTGGACTCTCAAGTTACGAGGAGAAGGCCTATCGAACCCTTCTCGTAACAGGAGCTGTGACGGCAGCTGAACTCTCTGATACTAGTGGGGTTCCAAAAGGCCGTATCTACGACGTACTAAACGGTCTTGAAGCTCGCAAGCTGATTTGGAGACAGTCAAGCGATCCAAATCAGTACGTCGCCGTACAGCCAGAAACCGTCGTCGATAGGCTTCTGGCTGAACGAGCGTATGAACTGAAACAAGAGTGGGATCGTTACCGCGAGAAAGCAGAAACAGTTCGTTCGAACCTTTTGCCGACACCACCAACAGAGAGTAGTTTCTGGCTTGGATCGCTCGGGAGTGACGAAATGAGTACAGCACTCCAGCAGCATATGCGAACCGCGGAGAGCGTTGTCAAAGCAGCCGTCGGGCCTCCCTACGAGGATGCGACGTGGGAGACACTCCAATCTGAAGTGGAAGGCTTTTTCGAGGGTGCTAATACGGATTTGTCTGTCGACCTCCTCTTCAGTGAAAAAGCAGTTACCGTACTCCCCGACCGATTCCCACATCTAATTGAAAACCAGCCCGCAGACATAACTGTCAGAACGACTCCTGAGATTGCGCTTTCGTTTGATATCGTGGACAATTTGGAGACAACGATCGATGTGCTACATCCAGTATCTGGTGAAGACAGGATCGGTGTGATCGGGATCAAAGATTCGCAAGTAGTCTCCGAGTTTGAGCAGTACTTCCAACGACTGTGGACCGATGCTGTTCCCCTCCTTGAGTGAGACAGTGATGATGGGAAGAAGACGTGATGTGATGTAATTGACTCAAACCGATATTGTCTCTGTACATTGAGAAGGCCGGCCTCAACTACTGCGACCTCGGGGCGATTTCTGGACTAACCCCCCTTTCGTTCCTGTGGGGAGCTCCCCGCCTTCTGGCGAATTTAAGCCCGGAGGACTACTTACACCGCGGTCGAACTAATCTTATTATCCCCGAGTCTGTTGTTTCATCCGGATGTCTATTGAACACACTACATCCCGAAACGTAGCGGAGGCGGGCGAATAATGGCGGTTCGGAAATCCAAGATCCCAGACACATGGGCCAAGCGAAGGACAGCCGCAAACCAGAACTCGAAGTCTGCCCGAGAGAGGATCAAGCGTGACCTGAATCGTGATCGATCAGCTCTCGTTCAACACACCGACATCAACGCGTTCACAGTCTACGCGCAGGGATCGTACAAGAACTACACCAACACGAGAGGGTCAAGCGATCTCGATCTGATCGTACAACTCAGATCTCCGTGGAAGCGGGATCTCAGCGATCTCACCGCCGAGGAGCGGGAGCGGTACCACGATGATAAGATCCCGGCTGATTACGGCTACGACGATGGCTTTCGTGACAGTGTTGTACAGGCCCTGCGACAATTCTATCGGGAAAACCTGCTGAAGGACCCTATCAATAACTCCGGAAAAGCGATCGAGATCTCGGGTCCTCATAACCCGCTCCCCATCGATGTGGACGTGGTCGCCGCTCAAGAGTACCGCATCTACCACTCCTATCCCGAGGATGGAGACCCCGAATACACGGAGGGAATGAAGTTCAAGCCTCTCATGGGTGACGAGTGGTGGGTCAATTTCCCGAAGGTACACTACGAGAACGGGAACGCGAAACACGACAACTTCCGCGAGACTGTGCGGATGTTCAAAAACGCGAGAGGCCACTACAACGATAACCACTGGTTC
Encoded proteins:
- a CDS encoding TrmB family transcriptional regulator, which codes for MTELGELGLSSYEEKAYRTLLVTGAVTAAELSDTSGVPKGRIYDVLNGLEARKLIWRQSSDPNQYVAVQPETVVDRLLAERAYELKQEWDRYREKAETVRSNLLPTPPTESSFWLGSLGSDEMSTALQQHMRTAESVVKAAVGPPYEDATWETLQSEVEGFFEGANTDLSVDLLFSEKAVTVLPDRFPHLIENQPADITVRTTPEIALSFDIVDNLETTIDVLHPVSGEDRIGVIGIKDSQVVSEFEQYFQRLWTDAVPLLE
- a CDS encoding digeranylgeranylglycerophospholipid reductase, yielding MSNRYDVIIAGAGPAGAQCARDLADRGYDVVVLETEAEDEFPAQSNKSTGGTFASMMTSFGIPDDVVMHATESVVLESPNEHFIQDQPGFVLDFEAFKKFLVEDGRHKGAEYRFDARVRDPIVEDGDLVGVRYNRDQEVFGEIVIDATGPAAPLAKDLGIANLERENHAIGIEYLFEGVDLNHPEFADLTDAMMLRLDHEYAPGGYSWIFHTGDDTAKVGICYIQNERYQENAIHDRTVDGYLEHWLDTDPRFENARQIAESPVRGSAHVQPPGSMSTDSFMAIGDTVPSVDPVWGEGIYKCMKSARAAAMTADRCLTRTKNTSAEEMGVYDDLWNEQVAPRQDRRLMMTRLLYLAPNERYDRLMQDLNKLSRDTLSDINDGSKQEIVKLLYPSDLSYLWKYWRETQFGSVSYSN
- a CDS encoding DMT family transporter; protein product: MHPYVLLAGAILSELFGTTALKLSDGFSQPVPSIGVVLGYGAAFYLLSLTLEELPMGVVYGTWAALGIVGVAGIGAVVFDEPVDLAGLLGIGLIISGVYFVNVVSQMSAH